One segment of Streptomyces roseifaciens DNA contains the following:
- the trpM gene encoding tryptophan biosynthesis modulator TrpM — protein sequence MTSRRTCRTGPGRRPAPACAPAAGLSAPEPYARLARGCRPRGCRAPARRILGRRVRYHIGCEPGQINGMRWR from the coding sequence ATGACCAGCCGCCGCACCTGCCGCACCGGACCGGGCCGACGCCCGGCTCCCGCGTGTGCGCCAGCGGCCGGGCTGTCCGCCCCGGAGCCTTACGCACGTCTGGCCCGGGGCTGCCGCCCCCGGGGCTGCCGCGCGCCTGCGCGACGCATCCTCGGGCGTCGCGTGCGGTACCACATCGGCTGTGAGCCGGGTCAGATCAACGGGATGCGATGGCGCTGA
- the trpA gene encoding tryptophan synthase subunit alpha: MAGNIELLSSVLAAARAENRAALVGYLPAGFPTVDDGVRAITAMLDGGCDVVEVGLPHSDPVLDGPVIQTADDIALRGGIKIVDVIRTVKEAHEITGAPVLCMTYWNPVDAYGPERFAADLAAAGGAGCILPDLPVEESEAWRKAAEQHGLATVFVVAPSSRDERLAKITAAGSGFVYAASLMGVTGTRESVGNEAQDLVRRTRAVTELPVCVGLGVSNAAQAAEVAAFADGVIVGSAFVKRLLDAPDLEAGLTAVRALAGELAEGVRKRA; the protein is encoded by the coding sequence ATGGCGGGCAACATCGAACTCCTCAGCTCGGTCCTGGCCGCCGCCAGGGCCGAGAACCGCGCCGCGCTCGTCGGCTACCTCCCCGCCGGCTTCCCGACCGTGGACGACGGCGTGCGTGCCATCACCGCCATGCTCGACGGCGGTTGCGACGTCGTCGAGGTCGGCCTGCCGCACAGCGACCCCGTCCTGGACGGCCCGGTCATCCAGACCGCCGACGACATCGCCCTGCGCGGCGGCATCAAGATCGTCGACGTCATCCGCACGGTGAAGGAGGCGCACGAGATCACGGGCGCGCCCGTGCTGTGCATGACCTACTGGAACCCCGTCGACGCCTACGGCCCCGAGCGCTTCGCCGCCGACCTCGCCGCGGCGGGGGGAGCGGGCTGCATCCTGCCCGACCTGCCGGTCGAGGAGTCCGAGGCCTGGCGCAAGGCCGCCGAGCAGCACGGGCTCGCCACCGTCTTCGTGGTCGCGCCCAGCAGCCGCGACGAGCGCCTCGCCAAGATCACGGCAGCGGGCAGCGGCTTCGTGTACGCGGCCTCGCTGATGGGCGTCACGGGCACCCGGGAGTCCGTCGGCAACGAGGCGCAGGACCTGGTGCGCCGCACGCGCGCGGTCACCGAGCTGCCGGTCTGCGTCGGCCTGGGCGTCTCCAACGCAGCCCAGGCTGCGGAGGTGGCGGCCTTCGCCGACGGCGTGATCGTCGGCTCGGCCTTCGTCAAGCGGCTCCTGGACGCCCCCGACCTGGAGGCCGGCCTCACCGCCGTCCGCGCCCTCGCGGGTGAACTGGCCGAGGGCGTGCGCAAACGCGCGTAA
- a CDS encoding DsbA family protein has translation MSQKNSDGKRSARERLQEQRQREEARAKRKRTLIAGVVVVAVLGVGGGIAALVANMGGGKKEAAGPLVAPQGATGKDSVTIPVGKPAAKATLTVYEDFRCPGCGGFENVFRDTVNELEQKGQLKAEYHLVTLIDNNLGGSGSLNAANAAACAQDAGKFAPYHDLLFKNQPQETDDAYGKKARLLELAGQVPGLDTPAFRTCVDDGTHDSWVKKSHEAFGKSSYRATPTVLLNGKSIYGDQKNPLTPDKLRQMVAEAAKG, from the coding sequence GTGAGCCAGAAGAACTCGGATGGGAAGCGCAGCGCCCGTGAGCGGCTGCAGGAACAGCGGCAGCGCGAAGAGGCCCGGGCCAAGCGCAAGCGCACGCTGATCGCCGGTGTCGTCGTCGTCGCGGTCCTCGGCGTGGGCGGCGGCATCGCGGCGCTCGTGGCGAACATGGGCGGCGGCAAGAAGGAGGCCGCCGGGCCCCTGGTCGCCCCGCAGGGCGCCACAGGAAAGGACAGCGTCACCATCCCGGTCGGCAAGCCCGCCGCGAAGGCGACCCTCACGGTCTACGAGGACTTCCGTTGCCCCGGCTGCGGCGGCTTCGAGAACGTCTTCCGCGACACGGTCAACGAGCTGGAGCAGAAGGGCCAGCTCAAGGCCGAGTACCACCTGGTCACCCTGATCGACAACAATCTCGGCGGCAGCGGCTCGCTCAACGCCGCCAATGCGGCGGCCTGCGCGCAGGACGCGGGGAAGTTCGCCCCGTACCACGACCTGCTCTTCAAGAACCAGCCGCAGGAGACGGACGACGCCTACGGCAAGAAGGCGCGCCTGCTGGAGCTGGCCGGGCAGGTGCCCGGGCTGGACACCCCCGCCTTCCGCACCTGCGTGGACGACGGCACCCACGACAGCTGGGTGAAGAAGTCCCACGAGGCCTTCGGCAAGTCCTCCTACCGCGCCACCCCGACCGTCCTGCTCAACGGCAAGAGCATCTACGGCGACCAGAAGAACCCGCTCACCCCGGACAAACTCCGGCAGATGGTCGCCGAAGCCGCGAAGGGCTGA
- the trpB gene encoding tryptophan synthase subunit beta, protein MSSEFFVPDPEGQVPSAEGYFGAFGGKFIPEALVAAVDEVAAEYEKAKADPAFAAELADLMVNYTGRPSALTEVPRFAEHAGGARIFLKREDLNHTGSHKINNVLGQALLTKRMGKTRVIAETGAGQHGVATATACALFGLECTIYMGEVDTQRQALNVARMRMLGAEVIAVKSGSRTLKDAINEAFRDWVANVDRTHYLFGTVAGPHPFPALVRDFHRVIGVEARRQILERAGRLPDAAVACVGGGSNAIGLFHAFLPDEGVRLIGCEPGGHGLATGEHAATLTAGTPGILHGSRSYVLQDEDGQITEPYSISAGLDYPGIGPEHSYLKDTGRAEYRAVTDDDAMQALRLLSRTEGIIPAIESAHALAGALEVGKELGKDGLVLVNLSGRGDKDMDTAARYFGLYDPTDESAGEQ, encoded by the coding sequence GTGTCCTCTGAATTCTTCGTCCCGGACCCGGAGGGTCAAGTTCCCAGCGCCGAAGGCTACTTCGGCGCGTTCGGCGGCAAGTTCATCCCCGAGGCCCTCGTCGCCGCCGTCGACGAGGTCGCCGCCGAGTACGAGAAGGCCAAGGCCGACCCCGCCTTCGCCGCCGAGCTGGCCGACCTGATGGTCAACTACACCGGCCGGCCCAGCGCCCTCACGGAGGTGCCGCGCTTCGCGGAGCACGCCGGCGGCGCCCGGATCTTCCTCAAGCGCGAGGACCTCAACCACACCGGCTCGCACAAGATCAATAACGTGCTGGGCCAGGCGCTGCTCACCAAGCGCATGGGCAAGACCCGCGTCATCGCGGAGACGGGCGCCGGCCAGCACGGCGTCGCCACCGCCACCGCCTGCGCCCTCTTCGGCCTCGAATGCACCATCTACATGGGCGAGGTGGACACCCAGCGGCAGGCGCTGAACGTCGCCCGCATGCGGATGCTCGGCGCCGAGGTCATCGCCGTGAAGTCCGGCAGCCGCACCCTGAAGGACGCCATCAACGAGGCGTTCCGCGACTGGGTCGCCAACGTCGACCGCACGCACTACCTCTTCGGCACCGTCGCGGGCCCGCACCCTTTCCCGGCCCTCGTCCGCGACTTCCACCGGGTCATCGGCGTCGAGGCGCGCCGCCAGATCCTGGAGCGCGCCGGCCGCCTGCCGGACGCCGCCGTGGCCTGCGTGGGAGGCGGCTCCAACGCCATCGGCCTGTTCCACGCCTTCCTCCCCGACGAGGGCGTGCGCCTGATCGGCTGCGAGCCCGGCGGCCACGGCCTGGCCACCGGCGAGCACGCGGCCACCCTCACCGCCGGCACGCCCGGCATCCTGCACGGCTCGCGCTCCTACGTCCTGCAGGACGAGGACGGCCAGATCACCGAGCCGTACTCGATCTCGGCGGGCCTGGACTACCCCGGCATCGGCCCGGAGCACTCGTACCTGAAGGACACCGGCCGCGCCGAGTACCGCGCCGTCACGGACGACGACGCCATGCAGGCCCTGCGGCTGCTCTCCCGCACGGAGGGCATCATCCCGGCCATCGAGAGCGCGCACGCGCTGGCCGGGGCGCTGGAGGTCGGCAAGGAGCTGGGCAAGGACGGGCTGGTCCTGGTCAACCTCTCCGGCCGCGGCGACAAGGACATGGACACCGCAGCCCGCTACTTCGGGCTGTACGACCCGACCGATGAAAGCGCGGGGGAGCAGTAA